The following proteins are co-located in the Billgrantia tianxiuensis genome:
- a CDS encoding HlyD family type I secretion periplasmic adaptor subunit translates to MKGKSAEQQGFEAIGRFSEMGGKPFRPFIDRLFSKRVTSAHLNRDWASDADWARMQQDPIRARLFLYTVLLAFAALIAWAYFASIDEVTRGTGRVIPSSQLQKVQSFDGGVVQQILVREGELVEMGQVLMRIDPTRFIANFRENRAQALALRARAERLRALSTDTPFNPDDELRTEAPEIVAQEREVYESRREELREQESILRDRIRQREEELNEAKARRDTAQREANMASQELNLTRPLLASGAVSEVDILRLEREVSRATGERNQATASVARLEAAVEEARTQLREVGVERRSGWRNDLADTLGDLGALDESSAGLQDRVRLAEVRSPVDGVVQRLGINTLGGVVQPGQEVVDIIPSDDQLLVEARVAPQDIAFLRPGQPATIKLTAYDFAIYGGLAAELDHISADTITDDNDNTFYLVRVRTLEGENLGSDIQVIPGMTAQVDIMTGKRTVMQYLLKPVLRAWSDSMGER, encoded by the coding sequence ATGAAAGGCAAGAGCGCAGAGCAGCAGGGGTTCGAGGCGATCGGTCGTTTCTCCGAAATGGGCGGCAAGCCGTTTCGCCCCTTCATCGATCGGCTCTTCTCCAAGCGCGTCACCTCGGCCCACCTCAATCGCGACTGGGCCAGCGATGCCGACTGGGCGCGCATGCAGCAAGATCCGATCAGGGCGCGCCTGTTCCTGTATACCGTGCTACTGGCTTTCGCCGCGCTGATCGCATGGGCCTACTTCGCTTCGATCGACGAAGTGACGCGCGGCACCGGTCGGGTGATTCCCTCGAGTCAGTTGCAGAAGGTGCAATCGTTCGATGGCGGCGTGGTGCAGCAGATCCTGGTTAGGGAAGGAGAACTCGTCGAGATGGGGCAGGTGCTGATGCGTATCGATCCTACCCGCTTCATTGCCAACTTTCGCGAGAACCGTGCCCAGGCCCTGGCGTTGCGTGCTCGCGCCGAACGGTTGCGCGCACTATCGACCGACACGCCGTTCAATCCCGACGACGAATTGCGTACCGAGGCACCGGAGATCGTGGCCCAGGAGCGCGAAGTCTACGAGAGCCGGCGCGAGGAGCTGCGCGAGCAGGAGAGCATCCTGCGCGATCGCATTCGTCAGCGCGAGGAAGAGCTCAATGAGGCCAAGGCGCGGCGCGATACCGCCCAGCGTGAAGCCAACATGGCCAGCCAGGAGTTGAATCTGACGCGGCCACTGTTGGCGTCGGGAGCGGTCTCGGAAGTCGATATCCTGCGTCTCGAGCGTGAAGTTTCCCGCGCCACCGGCGAGCGTAACCAGGCGACTGCCTCGGTGGCACGCCTCGAAGCAGCCGTGGAAGAGGCGCGCACTCAGCTGCGCGAAGTCGGCGTGGAACGGCGCAGCGGCTGGCGTAACGACCTGGCTGATACCCTCGGTGACCTCGGCGCGCTCGACGAGTCCAGTGCCGGCCTACAGGATCGGGTGCGCCTCGCCGAGGTGCGTTCGCCGGTGGATGGCGTGGTGCAGCGTTTGGGGATCAACACCCTGGGTGGCGTCGTTCAGCCTGGTCAGGAAGTGGTAGACATCATTCCCAGTGACGACCAGTTGCTGGTCGAAGCGCGAGTCGCGCCCCAGGACATCGCCTTCCTGCGCCCCGGCCAGCCCGCCACCATCAAGCTGACCGCTTATGACTTTGCCATCTACGGTGGTCTTGCAGCCGAGCTGGACCACATCAGTGCCGACACGATTACCGACGATAACGACAACACCTTCTACTTGGTGCGCGTGCGAACGCTCGAAGGAGAAAACCTGGGCAGCGACATTCAGGTCATTCCCGGCATGACCGCCCAGGTCGATATCATGACCGGCAAGCGCACCGTGATGCAGTACCTGCTCAAGCCCGTGCTACGGGCCTGGAGCGACTCCATGGGGGAACGATGA
- a CDS encoding response regulator transcription factor encodes MAVLFISQKRADIPRLRSAFPDLRQVGPEQARRIAKRGDQAWLMTDHAEWPALAAALASQGATIVVMSLTPSEAEALQALQAGARGYLHALSPPELLAQAALVTGNQGVWVPAELLSKVIGAAFTTLGGRENLPVDSLAMLTERERAVALAVAEGRSNKEVARLLDITERTVKAHLGAIFRKLGVRDRMQLVLRLAKQDENVA; translated from the coding sequence ATGGCAGTTCTGTTCATCAGTCAGAAGCGTGCTGATATCCCACGCCTGCGCAGCGCCTTTCCTGATCTTCGGCAGGTCGGCCCTGAGCAGGCGCGTCGTATCGCGAAGCGCGGCGACCAAGCCTGGCTCATGACCGACCATGCAGAGTGGCCTGCCTTGGCAGCAGCCTTGGCCTCACAGGGCGCCACCATCGTCGTGATGTCCCTAACACCGAGTGAAGCGGAAGCGCTTCAGGCGCTGCAGGCCGGTGCCAGGGGTTACCTGCATGCGCTTTCCCCTCCTGAGTTGCTGGCCCAGGCAGCGCTGGTCACTGGCAATCAGGGCGTTTGGGTGCCGGCCGAGCTGTTGAGCAAGGTGATCGGTGCGGCATTCACGACCCTTGGCGGGCGCGAGAACTTGCCGGTGGATAGCCTGGCCATGCTGACGGAGCGTGAGCGTGCCGTGGCATTGGCGGTGGCGGAAGGGCGCAGCAACAAGGAGGTCGCCCGCCTGCTCGACATCACCGAGCGTACGGTCAAGGCGCATCTCGGAGCGATATTCCGCAAGCTTGGCGTACGCGATCGCATGCAGTTGGTGCTCAGATTGGCCAAGCAGGATGAAAACGTGGCCTGA
- a CDS encoding retention module-containing protein, translating to MVKVISITGQAWARDADGNLRELRVGDTIQQGEVLITSDGGSAQLDFGDGLNPTLVEGDEQVVMTPELDGDEPTDASEFAALDQDIEALLAALDDDSIDLLDILDATAAGAGPGGAADGGHGFVRLARIAEDVNPLAFEYGLGLASELPEIEGGAFLAGEEEAEAPAEIEPLPPGTITVSIQDFNSQNVTQVFLVGTTTNVPAGSIVTLVITDQAGNTVTTTATVDAEGNYQTEVDLSELVDGPISVEARVVDQIGETRTAEDDAVKDTFAEATITIDTIAGDDVINGEEAQGPVTITGSVGGDAREGDTVTLTVGGETFTGTVTSDLTYVIEVPGSLLAQHDNVEANVSGSDEAGNPYSADSERPYQVVPDIVQVGPEADPAIGNVTVTEGESALFKVVLSNASPHSNTYTLELESGTATLGEDFTGDLTFSNGVTYDPSTGLITVPAGVAEFTVTVPTIDDDLVEDSETFTLTVGNVTGTGTILDNDVADGGETVTTLEDTPLSGNVLDNAESNVGELSVTGFEVEGVTYAPGQTAVLEGKGTLTLEADGSYHFEPYQDYSGPVPPVNYTVTNGLKTVNSTLDISVTPVADTPEVSVKLAQSGTVELTLGGPNVNDPQGFSVEAFKNGGAGEISIRSSGSPTGFGVAGPASDGADSEIGNGESLLVTLDTPAQSVSFQLAWLANGEYAKTTVHYTDGSSESFVISGNSAEGGFDGIGEAATRQAPEGKWIAGIEFSTPAEGEEHFSAGNDYLVHQVSYVAATTYDVEIVATPTDIDFSESIVAVVVEVPEGVTLSAGERNEDGTWTLPLESDGSYTVSVDPVTQEVTIGGLVMIVPIDYTDPVTLTVTATAQDGADTADGTASLIVPVATITIDTIAGDDVINGEEAENPVTITGTVGGDAREGDTVTLTVGGETFTGLVGEDLTYAIEVPGELLAENSQITAEVTGSDNAGNAYRADSARGYGINLSAEATITIDTIAGDDVINGEEATQLITITGSVGGDAREGDTVTLTVGGETFTDTVTGDLTYAIEVPGELLAGNSQITAEVTGSDDAGNPYSADSERPYQVVPDIVQVGPEADPAIGNVTVTEGESALFKVVLSNASPHSNTYTLELESGTATLGEDFTDALTFSHGVTYDPSTGLITVPAGVAEFTVTVPTIDDALVENTEAFTLTVGGVEATGTILDNDTATITHVGDADGDVAGVTVTEGEAAVFTVKLSNESVNDETFSLTLASGTATLGEDFTDALTFSNGVTLNADGTLTVPAGVIEFTVTVPTIDDALVENTEAFTLTVGGVEATGTILDNDTATITHVGDADGDVAGVTVTEGEAAVFTVKLSNESVNDETFSLTLASGTATLGEDFTDALTFSNGVTLNADGTLTVPAGVTEFTVTVPTIDDALVENTEAFTLTVGGVEATGTILDNDVADGSETVTTLEDTPLFGNVLSDAESNVGELSVTGFEVEGTTYQPGETAVLEGKGSLTIGADGSYHFEPYQDYSGPVPPVSYTVTNGLKTVSSTLDISVTPVADTPDVSVALSKSSPTLQAVDLSSALKPAGFMVSALKDGEPGELSIKDTGNPTGFGVAGPASDGDGSEIGNGESLLVTLDTPAQSVSFQLAWLRTSEYAKTTVHYTDGSSESFVISGNSAEGGFDGIGDVVTRQAPEGKWIAGIEFSTPAEGEEHFSGGNDYLVHQVSYEAASAYDVEIVATPADIDYSESIVAVVVEVPEGVTLSAGERNEDGTWTLPLESDGSYTVSVDPETQEVTISGLVMIVPTDYTDPVTLTVTATAQDGADTADGTASLNVPVATITIDEVSGDDAINGEEAQGDVTITGSVGGDAREGDTVTLTVGGETFTGLVGEDLTYAIDVPGELLTQHDNVQASVSGSDEAGNPYSADSERSYQVVPDIVQVGPEADPATGNVTVTEGEAALFKVVLSNTSPHSNTYTLELESGTATLDEDFTGELTFSNGVTYDPSTGLITVPAGVVEFTVAVPTVDDTLVEDTETFTLTVENVTATGTILDNDTFSVSGVSQASDRDVNSNQDGSSETDIVYKGSIEGEFSPEVTLAIDGTEASGLTSNGESIGYSWDADSQTLTASTDSGVVFFVTLDASNGEYSYQQFQAIDHPDIAGADHSMDIPLTLVALDVNGNVITDSNFTITVFDDAPVVSGNLVIETENDGDFATSGYLSQATLSNDLTSVSWKTDGLPQLVFDGLPVNYVDHGDGTLTGELEDGTLIFRAQIDTSQANADNSPRYSFELLNSFGKLGAMEGVTEYTDISGGNSANYVVSFGDFLINSMMATNGEAAESTVNTNNNWIGVGGNWFNPGEKLTMAFADPDDNQGQVRGMGLSVQGQGGGSYTLHWEATGVDAAGNSVTWFGTFDGSGNKATDFTIALDGRAVYFSNLVITGVSGEFRIGLKGVVANNYNDDIPLDLAYTLTDADGDTAEGGINVTLTGPATSPDGPANPDPLPEAAGGQVEGSEDTALVLQWQDFGAAADTALDIIITQLPEAGTLEVRDAGGEWHPVAEGERFSQAGIEAGNLRFMPEANESGFDGYGGDGVGNLQADYAHIGFKPAVGDNVGEEATLRVDITPVADAPDVALTVTAGEIHGGDSAEIIKVNGGSEVAGGFDVQDGQIVRIGDGVRVWLTEGDTVPEIANPGSANAGVVAYYTQGNHGGEGQYADIFVVHSNSGWYYSQSDWNHSELRGLDSVHGNRTEDGDDALRDYIFVVQEEGFEYQVGWSTNNNANTHVNTLDGVWVGYVSQSGSGSLISQVSNNLDGVIFGDGSYATPNAPEIETVSGGEAYQEFLVDIFAQLIDTDGSEILADITLTGIPAGASVELVTAAEGVSVAPGADGSWVLTHSDQTALTDLSLVVRVPLEDAGAFSVVAHATAQEMVGSVVVDAATTLVGSNGDDILIGGAGDDILIGGLGDDVFQWSFGDQGSEGDPAKDTVKDFGTGHNVLDLADLLQGESEGNIDGFIVAEQEGDDTVLYIKHDGGIEPDGSNADQKIVLENYAMGEMTSGEFLQQLLEQNQLNIDP from the coding sequence ATGGTCAAAGTCATTTCGATTACGGGTCAGGCTTGGGCGCGCGACGCCGACGGAAACCTGCGCGAACTGCGCGTGGGCGACACCATTCAGCAAGGCGAAGTGCTGATCACCTCGGATGGTGGAAGCGCTCAGCTCGACTTCGGTGACGGGCTGAACCCGACGCTGGTCGAAGGTGACGAGCAAGTGGTCATGACGCCCGAGCTCGATGGCGACGAACCCACCGATGCCTCTGAGTTCGCCGCTCTCGATCAGGACATCGAGGCGCTGTTGGCCGCATTGGACGACGACAGCATCGATCTTCTCGACATACTTGATGCGACTGCAGCGGGTGCTGGCCCTGGCGGTGCCGCCGATGGTGGCCATGGCTTCGTGCGGCTGGCGCGCATCGCCGAAGACGTCAACCCGCTGGCGTTCGAATATGGCCTGGGGCTGGCCAGCGAGCTGCCCGAAATCGAGGGAGGCGCCTTTCTGGCAGGAGAAGAAGAAGCAGAGGCGCCAGCTGAGATCGAGCCGCTTCCGCCCGGCACCATTACGGTCTCCATTCAAGACTTCAATAGCCAGAATGTGACACAAGTCTTTCTGGTCGGTACGACGACCAATGTCCCCGCGGGCAGCATCGTCACTCTCGTCATTACCGATCAGGCAGGCAATACGGTGACGACGACGGCAACGGTGGATGCCGAGGGCAATTACCAGACCGAAGTCGATCTCAGTGAATTGGTGGATGGTCCCATCTCCGTTGAGGCCCGTGTCGTGGACCAGATCGGAGAAACACGGACGGCCGAAGACGACGCGGTCAAGGATACGTTTGCCGAAGCGACGATCACCATCGATACCATTGCCGGCGACGACGTAATCAACGGCGAGGAGGCCCAGGGGCCCGTCACCATCACCGGCAGCGTGGGCGGCGACGCTCGTGAGGGCGACACCGTCACCCTGACCGTGGGCGGCGAGACCTTCACCGGCACCGTGACCAGCGACCTGACCTACGTCATCGAGGTGCCGGGCAGCCTGCTGGCCCAGCACGACAACGTCGAGGCCAATGTCAGCGGCAGCGACGAGGCCGGTAACCCCTACAGTGCCGACAGCGAGCGTCCCTACCAGGTCGTGCCTGATATCGTTCAGGTGGGACCGGAAGCCGATCCTGCTATCGGCAACGTGACCGTGACCGAAGGTGAATCCGCGCTGTTCAAGGTCGTCCTTTCCAACGCCAGCCCGCACAGCAATACCTATACGCTCGAACTCGAGAGCGGTACGGCCACGCTGGGTGAGGACTTCACCGGCGACCTCACCTTCAGCAACGGAGTGACTTACGATCCGTCCACCGGCCTGATCACGGTGCCGGCAGGCGTGGCCGAATTCACCGTAACGGTACCCACCATCGACGACGATCTGGTGGAAGACTCCGAGACCTTCACTCTCACCGTGGGGAATGTCACGGGAACTGGCACCATCCTGGACAACGACGTCGCCGATGGCGGTGAGACGGTCACTACCCTGGAAGACACGCCCCTTTCCGGCAATGTCCTCGACAATGCCGAATCCAACGTCGGTGAACTGTCGGTGACCGGCTTCGAGGTGGAAGGCGTTACCTACGCACCCGGTCAGACGGCCGTGCTCGAGGGCAAGGGCACGCTCACGTTGGAAGCGGACGGTTCCTATCACTTCGAACCGTACCAGGACTACAGCGGCCCAGTTCCGCCGGTCAACTACACCGTCACCAATGGCCTCAAGACGGTGAACTCCACGCTCGATATCAGCGTCACGCCGGTGGCCGACACGCCCGAGGTCAGTGTGAAGCTGGCCCAGAGCGGCACCGTGGAACTCACGCTGGGTGGCCCCAACGTGAATGATCCACAAGGCTTCAGCGTCGAAGCGTTCAAGAATGGTGGCGCTGGCGAGATCAGCATTCGCTCGTCGGGTTCACCGACCGGCTTTGGCGTCGCCGGTCCTGCATCCGACGGAGCAGACAGCGAAATCGGCAACGGCGAATCGCTGTTGGTGACCCTGGATACACCCGCGCAGTCGGTCTCCTTCCAGCTTGCCTGGCTGGCAAACGGGGAATATGCCAAGACCACCGTCCACTACACGGATGGCTCGTCCGAATCGTTCGTCATCAGCGGCAACAGTGCGGAAGGCGGTTTCGACGGTATCGGCGAGGCTGCTACCCGTCAGGCGCCCGAGGGCAAGTGGATCGCCGGGATCGAGTTCAGCACTCCCGCGGAAGGCGAGGAGCACTTCAGCGCTGGCAACGACTACCTGGTGCACCAGGTGAGCTATGTAGCTGCCACGACCTACGATGTTGAGATCGTCGCGACACCGACCGACATCGACTTCTCCGAGTCGATCGTCGCGGTGGTGGTCGAGGTGCCGGAGGGCGTTACGCTGTCTGCCGGCGAGCGCAACGAAGATGGCACCTGGACGCTGCCGCTGGAAAGCGACGGCAGCTACACGGTATCCGTCGATCCGGTGACTCAGGAGGTAACGATCGGCGGGCTCGTCATGATCGTGCCCATCGATTACACCGACCCGGTGACATTGACCGTGACCGCAACGGCCCAGGATGGTGCCGACACGGCGGATGGTACGGCTTCGCTGATCGTTCCGGTCGCCACCATCACCATCGACACCATTGCCGGCGACGACGTGATCAACGGTGAAGAGGCCGAGAACCCGGTCACCATTACCGGTACCGTGGGCGGCGACGCCCGCGAAGGCGACACCGTCACCCTGACCGTGGGCGGCGAAACCTTTACCGGTCTGGTGGGCGAAGACCTGACCTACGCCATCGAGGTGCCGGGCGAGCTGCTGGCCGAGAACAGCCAGATCACCGCCGAGGTAACCGGCAGCGACAACGCTGGTAATGCCTACCGCGCCGACAGCGCACGTGGTTACGGCATCAATCTTAGCGCCGAAGCGACGATTACCATCGACACCATTGCCGGTGACGATGTGATCAACGGCGAGGAAGCCACTCAGCTCATTACCATCACCGGCAGCGTGGGCGGCGACGCTCGCGAGGGCGACACCGTCACCCTGACCGTGGGCGGCGAGACCTTCACCGACACCGTGACCGGCGACCTGACCTACGCCATCGAGGTGCCGGGTGAACTGCTGGCCGGGAACAGCCAGATCACCGCCGAGGTAACCGGCAGCGACGACGCTGGCAACCCCTACAGCGCTGACAGCGAGCGCCCCTACCAGGTCGTGCCCGATATCGTCCAGGTGGGGCCGGAAGCCGATCCTGCTATCGGCAACGTGACCGTCACCGAAGGCGAATCCGCACTGTTCAAGGTTGTCCTTTCCAACGCCAGCCCGCACAGCAATACCTATACGCTCGAACTCGAGAGCGGCACGGCCACGCTGGGCGAAGACTTCACCGACGCGCTGACGTTCAGCCACGGCGTGACTTACGATCCGTCCACCGGCCTGATCACGGTGCCGGCGGGTGTGGCCGAGTTCACCGTCACCGTGCCGACCATCGATGACGCGCTGGTCGAGAACACCGAAGCCTTCACCCTCACCGTGGGTGGCGTCGAGGCGACCGGCACCATCCTGGACAACGACACTGCGACCATCACCCACGTGGGCGATGCTGACGGCGACGTGGCCGGCGTGACCGTCACCGAAGGCGAGGCGGCGGTGTTCACCGTCAAGCTCTCCAACGAGAGCGTCAACGACGAGACCTTCAGCCTGACCCTGGCCAGCGGCACGGCCACCCTGGGCGAAGACTTCACCGACGCGCTGACGTTCAGCAACGGCGTGACGCTGAACGCCGATGGCACCCTCACCGTGCCGGCGGGCGTGATCGAGTTCACCGTCACCGTGCCGACCATCGATGACGCGCTGGTCGAGAACACCGAAGCCTTCACCCTCACCGTGGGTGGCGTCGAGGCGACCGGCACCATCCTGGACAACGACACTGCGACCATCACCCACGTGGGCGATGCTGACGGCGACGTGGCCGGCGTGACCGTCACCGAAGGCGAGGCGGCGGTGTTCACCGTCAAGCTCTCCAACGAGAGCGTCAACGACGAGACCTTCAGCCTGACCCTGGCCAGCGGCACGGCCACCCTGGGCGAAGACTTCACCGACGCGCTGACGTTCAGCAACGGCGTGACGCTGAACGCCGATGGCACCCTCACCGTGCCGGCGGGCGTGACCGAGTTCACCGTCACCGTGCCGACCATCGATGACGCGCTGGTCGAGAACACCGAAGCCTTCACCCTTACCGTGGGTGGCGTCGAGGCGACCGGCACCATTCTGGACAATGACGTGGCCGATGGCAGTGAGACGGTTACTACACTGGAAGACACGCCCCTTTTCGGCAATGTCCTCAGCGATGCCGAATCCAACGTTGGCGAACTGTCGGTGACCGGCTTCGAGGTGGAAGGCACGACCTATCAGCCCGGCGAGACGGCCGTGCTCGAAGGCAAGGGTTCGCTCACGATCGGAGCGGACGGTTCCTATCACTTCGAGCCGTACCAGGACTACAGCGGTCCGGTGCCACCGGTCAGCTACACCGTCACCAATGGCCTCAAGACGGTGAGCTCCACGCTCGATATCAGCGTCACGCCAGTGGCCGACACTCCCGATGTCAGCGTGGCACTGAGCAAGAGCAGTCCGACCCTCCAAGCCGTGGATCTGTCCAGTGCTCTCAAGCCGGCCGGTTTCATGGTCTCCGCGCTCAAGGACGGTGAACCTGGCGAGCTCAGCATCAAGGACACCGGAAACCCGACAGGCTTTGGTGTCGCGGGTCCGGCATCAGACGGTGATGGCTCGGAAATCGGCAATGGCGAATCGCTGTTGGTGACCCTGGACACGCCCGCGCAGTCGGTCTCGTTCCAGCTCGCCTGGTTGCGCACGAGCGAGTATGCCAAGACCACCGTTCACTACACGGATGGCTCGTCCGAATCGTTCGTCATCAGCGGCAACAGTGCGGAAGGCGGTTTCGACGGTATTGGCGATGTCGTAACCCGCCAGGCGCCCGAGGGCAAGTGGATCGCCGGGATAGAGTTCAGCACTCCCGCGGAAGGCGAAGAGCACTTCAGCGGTGGCAACGACTACCTGGTGCACCAGGTGAGCTATGAGGCTGCTTCGGCCTATGACGTTGAGATCGTCGCGACACCAGCCGACATCGACTACTCCGAATCGATCGTCGCGGTGGTGGTCGAGGTGCCGGAGGGCGTTACGCTGTCTGCCGGCGAGCGCAACGAAGATGGCACCTGGACGCTGCCGCTGGAAAGCGACGGCAGCTACACGGTATCCGTCGATCCGGAGACCCAGGAGGTAACGATCAGCGGGCTCGTCATGATCGTGCCCACCGATTATACCGACCCGGTGACATTGACCGTGACCGCAACGGCCCAGGATGGTGCCGACACGGCGGATGGTACGGCTTCGCTGAACGTTCCGGTTGCCACCATCACCATCGACGAAGTGTCCGGTGACGATGCGATCAACGGTGAAGAAGCCCAGGGCGACGTCACCATCACCGGCAGCGTGGGCGGCGACGCCCGTGAAGGCGACACCGTCACCCTGACCGTGGGCGGCGAGACCTTCACTGGCCTTGTCGGCGAGGATCTGACCTACGCCATCGACGTACCGGGCGAGCTGCTGACTCAGCACGATAACGTCCAGGCCAGCGTCAGCGGCAGCGATGAGGCAGGTAATCCGTACAGCGCCGACAGCGAGCGGTCCTACCAGGTCGTGCCCGATATCGTCCAGGTGGGGCCGGAAGCCGACCCCGCTACCGGCAACGTGACCGTGACCGAAGGCGAAGCCGCGCTGTTCAAGGTCGTCCTCTCCAATACGAGCCCGCACAGCAATACCTATACGCTCGAACTCGAGAGCGGCACGGCCACGCTGGATGAGGACTTCACCGGCGAACTCACCTTCAGCAATGGAGTGACTTACGATCCGTCCACCGGCTTGATCACGGTGCCGGCGGGTGTGGTGGAATTCACCGTGGCGGTACCCACGGTCGACGATACGCTGGTGGAAGACACTGAGACCTTCACGCTCACTGTGGAGAATGTCACGGCGACCGGTACGATCCTCGACAATGACACCTTCTCCGTCTCCGGCGTCTCGCAGGCATCGGATCGGGATGTCAATAGCAACCAGGATGGCAGCTCCGAGACGGACATCGTTTACAAGGGGAGCATCGAGGGTGAGTTCTCACCGGAGGTAACGCTGGCCATCGATGGTACCGAGGCATCCGGACTGACTTCCAATGGTGAGTCGATCGGCTATAGCTGGGATGCCGATAGCCAGACCTTGACCGCCAGCACGGATTCCGGCGTCGTGTTCTTCGTAACGCTGGATGCATCGAACGGTGAATATTCCTATCAGCAGTTCCAGGCTATCGATCACCCGGACATTGCGGGAGCCGATCACAGCATGGATATTCCGCTGACCCTAGTGGCGCTGGATGTCAACGGCAATGTCATTACCGACTCGAATTTCACGATCACGGTATTCGATGATGCGCCGGTGGTGTCAGGTAATCTGGTAATCGAAACCGAGAACGACGGAGACTTCGCAACGTCGGGTTACCTCTCCCAGGCAACGCTCTCTAACGATTTGACCAGTGTCTCCTGGAAGACCGACGGTCTGCCGCAGCTTGTCTTCGATGGCCTGCCGGTGAACTACGTCGACCATGGCGATGGCACGCTGACCGGCGAACTGGAAGACGGAACGCTGATTTTCCGTGCGCAAATCGATACGAGTCAGGCCAATGCCGACAATAGCCCGCGCTACAGCTTTGAACTCCTCAATTCGTTTGGAAAGCTCGGTGCCATGGAGGGCGTCACGGAGTACACCGATATCTCTGGCGGCAACAGTGCTAACTATGTAGTGAGTTTCGGTGATTTCCTCATCAATAGCATGATGGCAACGAATGGTGAGGCGGCAGAGTCCACGGTAAATACGAATAACAACTGGATTGGTGTCGGCGGCAACTGGTTCAATCCAGGTGAGAAGCTCACCATGGCGTTTGCCGATCCCGACGACAATCAGGGGCAGGTTCGCGGCATGGGCCTGTCCGTGCAAGGCCAAGGCGGTGGTAGTTACACCCTGCATTGGGAGGCCACTGGTGTCGATGCCGCAGGCAATAGCGTAACCTGGTTCGGAACCTTCGACGGCTCCGGCAATAAGGCAACAGATTTCACTATTGCGCTGGATGGTCGGGCCGTCTATTTCTCCAATCTGGTGATCACGGGCGTGTCCGGAGAGTTCCGTATCGGCCTGAAAGGCGTTGTGGCCAACAACTACAACGACGATATCCCGTTGGATTTGGCCTACACGCTCACCGATGCCGATGGCGACACGGCCGAAGGTGGTATCAATGTGACCTTGACTGGGCCGGCAACGTCACCGGACGGGCCTGCCAACCCCGACCCGCTTCCCGAAGCCGCGGGTGGCCAGGTGGAAGGCAGTGAGGATACTGCGCTGGTACTCCAGTGGCAGGATTTTGGAGCCGCCGCCGATACGGCACTCGATATCATCATCACCCAACTGCCCGAAGCCGGCACGCTGGAGGTTCGCGATGCCGGTGGCGAGTGGCACCCGGTCGCCGAGGGCGAACGGTTCAGCCAGGCAGGCATCGAGGCTGGAAACCTGCGCTTCATGCCGGAGGCCAATGAGTCAGGGTTCGACGGCTACGGTGGCGATGGTGTCGGCAACCTGCAGGCCGACTACGCCCATATCGGCTTCAAGCCGGCGGTGGGTGATAACGTTGGCGAGGAGGCAACGCTGCGGGTGGATATCACCCCGGTCGCGGATGCGCCGGACGTTGCGCTGACGGTCACTGCGGGTGAAATCCATGGCGGAGACAGCGCCGAGATCATCAAGGTCAATGGTGGCAGTGAAGTCGCGGGTGGCTTCGACGTCCAGGATGGCCAAATCGTCCGGATCGGTGATGGTGTGCGGGTGTGGCTGACGGAAGGCGACACAGTGCCGGAAATCGCCAATCCAGGCTCCGCCAATGCTGGTGTCGTTGCTTACTACACGCAGGGTAATCACGGCGGAGAGGGCCAATATGCCGATATCTTCGTGGTGCACTCGAACAGCGGCTGGTACTACAGCCAGTCGGACTGGAACCACAGCGAACTGCGTGGTTTGGACTCGGTGCATGGCAACCGGACCGAGGATGGCGATGATGCCCTTAGGGATTACATCTTCGTGGTTCAGGAGGAAGGCTTCGAGTATCAGGTCGGGTGGAGCACGAACAACAATGCGAACACACACGTCAACACGCTAGATGGTGTGTGGGTGGGCTACGTGAGCCAGAGCGGATCGGGCTCGCTGATCAGCCAGGTCAGCAATAACCTCGATGGCGTGATCTTCGGCGACGGCAGCTATGCCACACCCAATGCGCCAGAAATCGAGACCGTGTCTGGCGGTGAGGCTTACCAGGAGTTCTTGGTCGACATCTTTGCACAACTGATCGATACCGATGGCAGCGAGATTCTTGCGGATATCACGCTGACCGGGATTCCTGCAGGCGCCAGTGTCGAGCTGGTCACGGCTGCGGAGGGCGTGTCGGTAGCGCCGGGAGCGGATGGCAGCTGGGTCCTGACCCACTCCGACCAGACAGCGCTGACCGATCTATCGCTGGTGGTTCGGGTGCCGCTTGAGGATGCTGGTGCATTCAGCGTGGTTGCTCATGCCACGGCGCAGGAAATGGTCGGTTCCGTTGTCGTGGACGCTGCCACAACGCTTGTCGGTAGCAACGGCGATGACATCCTCATTGGCGGTGCCGGCGACGATATCCTGATCGGCGGCTTGGGCGACGACGTCTTCCAATGGAGCTTCGGCGATCAGGGAAGCGAAGGCGACCCCGCTAAAGATACCGTCAAGGACTTTGGCACGGGGCATAACGTGCTGGATCTGGCGGACCTGCTCCAGGGGGAGAGCGAAGGCAATATCGATGGCTTCATTGTCGCGGAGCAGGAGGGCGACGATACCGTGCTCTACATCAAGCATGACGGTGGGATTGAGCCGGATGGTAGCAATGCCGATCAGAAGATCGTGCTGGAAAACTACGCGATGGGAGAGATGACTTCCGGCGAGTTCCTCCAGCAGCTGCTGGAGCAGAACCAGCTGAATATCGACCCCTAA